The sequence ATATCCTTATTTTTTTTCCTGACATATTCGTAGCCGCTCCTTTAAATGGATAGCCCAAAGCATGGATAGTACGCACGATTCTTGATGCATGGTCATGCCAACATATGTTATAATCTTTTTCATCTCTCCAAACACTGTAGCTTGCCTGTGAATGATCTTGCGCCACAGAGGGAAGTTCTTCACCACTCTCTATTATATTGAAAACAAAATGTGAAACTTCAGAATAGTTTTTATCAATAACATCTATTGCCTCACTAACCGTGATTGGATAAGAAATATTTGATTTCGATTGAGTTATGATATTTCCTGCATCATATTCCTTTGCACCAAATAGCGCTGTAACTCCGATCTCACTTTCGCCATTTATTAACATATTAACAAGAGGAGAAAACCCACGATACCTAGGAAGTATGGAGTCATGAAAGATTATTAGGTTTTTTTCTTGGTGCTTAATAAGCCATCTCCAAGCCACAGCAACTACGAACCTAGTTTCAATGCCACTAAAATCCGAACGTTTCACAAAGTTTATATTGTTTTCAATGCAGTATTCAATAATATCTTTTTCATAGTCATTCACCAAGTTTCTATCACTCCCAACGACAATAACATTGAATAAATGTTTATACCGAGGTGCTACATTCTTAAGGAAACGATACCCACGCTCAGTCATCAACATCACCGTAACTGACCCACGCAACCCGCCCCTCGACATATTCACATTCTTCCTCTCATTTTACAACATCTACCACCTTCACCCACAACACGCACAATAAACACTATTTGCTCCAAAAATCTTAGCTCACATTAACACATCACAATCAACAAATCGCGAAACACACCATCACAACCAAATACTTATGAAGTAAAAAAATCCACAAGTCTACACGAAACACTTTTCTTCAAGCATAATCAAAATTATCATTATATCAATACCATGGGAAATACGGCTCTTTAGCATGGTAAATTCGAGGAGGGTCTAAGAGATACCCACCACCTAGTTTAAACCGAAACTTGCATTTCTACAAATGCTAGAGAAACGTGATTGCTGGGCCTCTAACTTGGCAAACCATTGGCATAGCACGAGAAGCTCTCTGCCCATTGATATGGGTGTGCCTGTCGGTAAAGCGCTCCGAATGATTGATGTGAACATGATAAAAATCAGAAACAACAAGGGCATCTTAGCTCGTGAACCCATCGGCGTAGACAATGCTGCCAGGGAGAATCATCCGCTCCACGAACGGAAGCAAAGTGTCGTTGCGGGAACTGGGGATCAATACCGTAAAGACCCGATCTCCACGCTTCAACAGCCCAAAAATTGAAACCGTTCCTGGAGCCTCCGAAATAGCTCTCGCCAACTAACACTTCGCCAGCGAAAGGGAATGCCTCTTGCATATCCTCGGCATGAGACTTTCCGCAAATGAGTGA comes from Desulfovibrio sp. and encodes:
- a CDS encoding methionyl-tRNA formyltransferase, with protein sequence MTERGYRFLKNVAPRYKHLFNVIVVGSDRNLVNDYEKDIIEYCIENNINFVKRSDFSGIETRFVVAVAWRWLIKHQEKNLIIFHDSILPRYRGFSPLVNMLINGESEIGVTALFGAKEYDAGNIITQSKSNISYPITVSEAIDVIDKNYSEVSHFVFNIIESGEELPSVAQDHSQASYSVWRDEKDYNICWHDHASRIVRTIHALGYPFKGAATNMSGKKIRILDAEEVPDMRIENRDAGKVLLVQDDKPVVICGTGLLKIIKCVADDSSFTPFIKFRTRLE